The Paraburkholderia sabiae genome includes a region encoding these proteins:
- a CDS encoding nucleoside hydrolase, protein MKRLFVAMSCAVALSGCVTGGVKSTVPKVIIDSDYNTLGDDGQLGAMAAQLQAQGKLDVLGITVVSGNQWLKQGVADALKSMERLGVGDRIGVYAGANYALSHPYAEIQRELAQFPSGDGYLGAWSKPEPTSDAQLVAPPDGFATHTKLQNKSAVEFIVDTVKANPHEVTILAIGPLTNIALAARQHPEIVPLIGQIIYMGGAFDVPGNTTATAEFNWWFDPQAAREVLRLPVRQTVIPLDVTDTVKMDKRIYDRITHDPNKQTVITRLFKQLNGYGFDGKNGFETTPDYTTDIWDTLTIAYLMDPSFATQTEERWVDVDASFGANDGKATAYASAPPGGLQKMTVVKRFDNARFFDFYVDLLTRPVPVKLP, encoded by the coding sequence TTGAAGCGACTTTTCGTAGCGATGTCATGCGCGGTCGCGCTGTCGGGCTGTGTCACGGGCGGCGTCAAAAGCACTGTGCCGAAGGTGATCATCGACAGCGACTACAACACGCTGGGCGACGACGGCCAGCTCGGCGCGATGGCCGCGCAATTGCAGGCGCAAGGCAAGCTCGACGTGCTCGGCATCACGGTCGTGTCGGGCAATCAGTGGCTGAAGCAGGGCGTCGCCGATGCGTTGAAGTCGATGGAGCGGCTGGGCGTCGGCGACCGGATCGGCGTCTATGCCGGCGCGAATTACGCGCTGTCGCATCCGTACGCGGAAATCCAGCGCGAACTCGCGCAGTTTCCCAGTGGCGACGGTTATCTCGGCGCATGGAGCAAGCCGGAGCCGACTTCGGATGCGCAACTCGTCGCGCCACCCGACGGCTTCGCGACGCACACGAAGTTGCAGAACAAAAGCGCGGTGGAGTTCATCGTCGATACGGTGAAGGCGAACCCGCACGAGGTCACGATACTCGCGATCGGCCCGCTCACGAATATCGCGCTCGCGGCGCGACAGCATCCCGAGATCGTGCCGTTGATCGGGCAGATCATCTACATGGGCGGTGCGTTCGATGTGCCGGGCAACACCACGGCCACGGCCGAATTCAACTGGTGGTTCGATCCGCAGGCGGCGCGCGAAGTGCTGCGTCTGCCGGTCAGACAAACGGTGATTCCTCTCGACGTGACCGACACCGTGAAGATGGACAAGCGCATCTACGACCGCATCACGCATGATCCCAACAAACAGACCGTCATCACGCGATTGTTCAAACAGTTGAACGGTTATGGCTTCGACGGCAAGAACGGCTTCGAAACCACTCCGGACTACACGACCGATATCTGGGACACGCTGACCATCGCGTATCTGATGGATCCGAGCTTCGCGACGCAAACGGAAGAGCGCTGGGTCGACGTCGATGCGAGCTTCGGCGCGAACGACGGCAAAGCGACGGCTTACGCGAGTGCGCCGCCTGGAGGTCTGCAAAAGATGACGGTCGTGAAGCGTTTCGACAACGCGCGCTTCTTCGATTTCTACGTCGATCTGCTGACGCGGCCCGTGCCTGTGAAACTGCCGTGA
- a CDS encoding alcohol dehydrogenase — protein sequence MRKMRAVQVGAAGGALELVEREVPAPGAGQVLIKVQACGICHSDSLTKEGQWPGLQFPRVPGHEVAGVIDTVGAGVEGWKAGDRVGVGWHGGHCGHCAACRRGHFVVCEKAQVPGISYDGGYADYLVAPIEAVARMPDDLKDVDAAPLLCAGITTFNALRNSGARAGDLVAVLGIGGLGHLGVQFARRMGFNTVAIARGEDKAPLAKQLGAHHYIDSRKQDVAEALKALGGAKVILATVTSGDAMTATLGGLGLDGKLIILGVADKPIEVPPVQFIMGRNAVQGWPSGSSADSEDTLAFSALADVKPMIETYPLERAAEAYDRMMSGAARFRVVLTM from the coding sequence ATGCGCAAGATGAGAGCGGTACAGGTCGGCGCCGCGGGCGGGGCGCTTGAACTCGTGGAGCGCGAGGTGCCGGCGCCGGGCGCCGGTCAGGTGCTGATCAAGGTGCAGGCGTGCGGCATCTGTCACAGCGACTCGCTGACGAAAGAGGGCCAGTGGCCGGGTCTGCAATTTCCGCGCGTGCCCGGACACGAAGTGGCGGGCGTGATCGACACCGTGGGCGCGGGCGTCGAAGGCTGGAAAGCGGGCGATCGCGTGGGTGTCGGCTGGCATGGCGGACATTGCGGGCATTGCGCGGCCTGCCGGCGCGGCCATTTCGTCGTCTGCGAAAAGGCGCAGGTGCCGGGCATCAGCTATGACGGCGGCTACGCCGACTACCTCGTCGCGCCCATCGAAGCCGTCGCGCGCATGCCCGACGATCTCAAGGATGTCGACGCCGCGCCGCTGCTTTGCGCGGGCATCACGACGTTCAACGCGCTGCGCAACAGCGGCGCGCGGGCGGGCGATCTGGTCGCCGTGCTCGGTATCGGCGGGCTGGGGCATCTGGGCGTGCAGTTCGCGCGCCGGATGGGCTTCAACACGGTCGCGATCGCGCGCGGCGAGGACAAGGCGCCGCTCGCGAAACAGCTCGGTGCGCATCATTACATCGACAGCCGCAAGCAGGACGTGGCCGAAGCACTGAAGGCGCTGGGCGGCGCGAAGGTGATCCTCGCGACGGTGACGAGCGGCGACGCGATGACGGCGACGCTCGGCGGTCTCGGGCTCGACGGCAAGCTGATCATCCTCGGCGTCGCGGACAAGCCGATCGAGGTGCCGCCCGTCCAGTTCATCATGGGCCGCAACGCGGTGCAGGGCTGGCCGTCGGGTTCGTCGGCGGATTCGGAGGACACGCTCGCGTTCAGCGCGCTCGCCGACGTCAAGCCGATGATCGAGACCTATCCGCTCGAACGCGCCGCCGAAGCGTACGACCGCATGATGAGCGGCGCCGCGCGATTCCGCGTCGTGCTGACGATGTAA
- a CDS encoding penicillin acylase family protein: MQPRHSLAVIFACAALGALSVQPACAERAPDETITVEGLSRPTDILIDKWGVPHIFAENEHDAFFVQGFNAARDRMFQIDLWRRRGLGELAEVFGPAYVEQDKATRLFVYRGDMAAEWKRYGPDAKPVATRFAAGVNAYIDWLAAHPDRLPYEFRKVGYWPAKWSAEDVVRIRSHGLTRNLTSEVARAKVACKSNLDADSVRFGLQPPWQTHMPEGLDPCLPDDVLKVFTLATQNVRVTRDSLKSADASTTVIAAADNPEEVTEGSNNWVISPDKSATGRAIMANDPHRAYAAPSLRYIQQVSAPTLDLIGGGEPSAPGVSIGHNGAIAFGLTIFNIDQEDLYVYELNPANAHEYRYKGRWEPMRIVREQIAVRGGQPVTAELAFTRHGPVIYTDNEKHRAFAVRTAWLEPGMSPYFDSMRYMRAKNYAQFKQDLSTWGAPTVNQVYADTHGDIGWVPSGLAPKRPNWDGLMPVPGDGRYEWAGFWPRDDMPSAFNPKDGYFTTSNEMNLPAGYPYKERKLGFEWTNGSRHQRIDEVLKGLQKVSIEDSERLQNDDVSIPARRLVALLAPLSSDDADTRAALALLKGWDAHMRADSAQAALEEVWLSRHLGRAFKQAVLPKAAADAFGPPDTAVLLDTLEHPDARFGDNAQTKRDTVLLSSLGDAYREMVRLQGAEASAWQWGKLQTNLNAHPFADLVDDDMRAKLDVGPIGKGGSAYTPNQSTYRASDFRETNGPSFRVIVDVGNWDNSRAVNLPGESGDPDNPHYRDLAQMWLNGEYFPLLYTRAAVEQATETRIHLVPGASTR; the protein is encoded by the coding sequence GTGCAGCCCAGACACTCTCTCGCGGTCATATTTGCATGTGCGGCGCTAGGCGCATTGTCCGTTCAACCGGCCTGCGCGGAGCGCGCGCCCGACGAAACGATCACCGTCGAGGGGCTGTCGCGCCCCACGGATATCCTCATCGACAAATGGGGCGTGCCGCATATCTTCGCGGAGAACGAGCACGACGCGTTCTTCGTGCAAGGCTTCAACGCGGCGCGCGACCGCATGTTCCAGATCGACTTGTGGCGGCGTCGCGGTCTCGGCGAACTCGCGGAAGTGTTCGGTCCCGCGTACGTCGAGCAGGACAAGGCGACGCGGCTCTTCGTGTATCGCGGCGACATGGCCGCGGAATGGAAACGTTACGGGCCCGACGCGAAGCCGGTGGCGACGCGTTTTGCTGCGGGCGTGAATGCGTATATCGACTGGCTCGCCGCGCATCCCGACCGCTTGCCGTACGAGTTTCGCAAGGTCGGCTACTGGCCCGCGAAGTGGTCCGCTGAAGATGTCGTGCGTATCCGCAGTCACGGACTCACGCGCAATCTGACGAGCGAAGTGGCGCGCGCGAAAGTCGCGTGCAAGAGCAATCTCGACGCCGATTCGGTGCGCTTCGGCTTGCAGCCGCCGTGGCAAACGCACATGCCGGAAGGACTCGATCCGTGTCTGCCCGACGACGTGCTCAAGGTCTTCACGCTCGCCACGCAGAACGTGCGCGTAACGCGCGATTCGCTCAAGAGCGCCGATGCATCGACCACCGTGATCGCCGCCGCCGACAATCCCGAAGAGGTCACGGAAGGCAGCAACAACTGGGTGATCTCTCCGGACAAATCGGCGACGGGCCGCGCGATCATGGCCAACGATCCGCATCGCGCATATGCTGCGCCGAGCCTGCGCTACATCCAGCAGGTCAGCGCGCCGACACTCGATCTGATCGGCGGCGGCGAACCTTCTGCGCCGGGCGTGTCGATCGGACATAACGGCGCGATCGCGTTCGGTCTCACGATCTTCAACATCGATCAGGAAGATCTCTACGTCTATGAACTGAATCCCGCGAATGCACACGAGTATCGCTACAAGGGACGCTGGGAACCGATGCGTATCGTGCGCGAACAGATCGCCGTGCGCGGCGGCCAGCCCGTCACCGCGGAACTCGCATTCACGCGGCATGGTCCCGTGATCTATACCGACAACGAAAAGCATCGAGCGTTTGCCGTGCGCACCGCATGGCTCGAACCCGGCATGTCGCCGTACTTCGATTCCATGCGCTACATGCGCGCGAAAAACTACGCGCAGTTCAAGCAGGATCTGTCGACATGGGGCGCGCCGACCGTCAATCAGGTGTACGCGGACACACATGGCGACATCGGCTGGGTGCCGAGCGGACTCGCGCCGAAGCGTCCGAACTGGGACGGCCTGATGCCCGTGCCAGGCGACGGGCGCTACGAATGGGCGGGCTTCTGGCCGCGCGACGACATGCCCTCCGCGTTCAATCCGAAAGACGGCTACTTCACCACGTCGAACGAAATGAATCTGCCTGCGGGCTATCCGTACAAGGAGCGCAAGCTCGGTTTCGAATGGACCAACGGGTCGCGCCATCAACGCATCGACGAAGTGCTGAAGGGCTTGCAGAAAGTGTCGATCGAAGACAGCGAGCGTCTGCAGAACGACGACGTATCGATTCCCGCGCGGCGGCTCGTCGCGTTGCTCGCGCCGTTGTCGAGCGACGACGCCGACACGCGCGCCGCGCTCGCGCTGCTCAAGGGCTGGGACGCGCACATGCGGGCCGATTCCGCGCAAGCAGCGCTCGAAGAAGTGTGGCTGTCGCGTCATTTAGGCCGCGCGTTCAAGCAGGCAGTGTTACCGAAGGCCGCCGCCGATGCGTTCGGTCCGCCCGACACAGCCGTGCTGCTCGACACGCTCGAACATCCCGACGCGCGCTTCGGCGACAACGCGCAGACGAAGCGCGATACCGTGCTGCTGTCGAGTCTCGGCGACGCGTATCGCGAGATGGTGCGTCTGCAAGGCGCGGAGGCAAGCGCATGGCAATGGGGCAAGCTGCAGACGAACCTCAATGCGCATCCGTTCGCCGATCTCGTCGACGACGACATGCGCGCGAAGCTCGACGTCGGTCCCATCGGCAAAGGCGGCAGCGCGTACACGCCGAACCAGTCGACGTATCGCGCGAGCGACTTCCGCGAGACCAACGGGCCGTCGTTTCGCGTGATCGTCGATGTCGGCAACTGGGACAACTCGCGTGCCGTCAATCTGCCCGGCGAATCCGGCGATCCCGACAATCCGCACTATCGCGATCTCGCGCAGATGTGGCTGAACGGCGAGTATTTCCCGCTGCTCTACACGCGCGCCGCCGTCGAGCAGGCAACGGAAACGCGCATCCATCTCGTGCCGGGTGCGTCGACGCGATGA